In Hyalangium minutum, a genomic segment contains:
- a CDS encoding ATP-binding protein: MTGKFQRAGKKRAAARSAPPRSPPQMPYSAIVGQAQVKRALELCFVEPRMGGVLLSGERGTGKTTAVRAFARMAMGEKDQPLVNLPINATEDRVVGGWRIKDLIDGKTVFQKGLLEESHGGLLYVDEVNLLDDHIVNIILDVTSTGVLVVQREGLNKTEDVQFVLVGTMNPEEGTLRPQLLDRFGLMVTVKAETEPEVRGQILERVLGMEDAAQRRAAEQEDGTCRKRLLQARERLPKVELPRALADACIRAAKALSVEGHRGELVMARAARALAAIEGRSVVSAEDIQRVAPLALAHRRKHGSQREAAAWSEVDDALVDKALGIAPGTA; the protein is encoded by the coding sequence ATGACGGGCAAGTTTCAGAGAGCGGGCAAGAAGCGAGCTGCGGCTCGGTCCGCGCCGCCTCGGTCTCCTCCGCAGATGCCGTACAGCGCCATCGTCGGGCAGGCCCAGGTCAAGCGGGCGCTGGAGCTGTGCTTCGTGGAGCCTCGCATGGGCGGCGTGCTGCTCAGCGGAGAGCGCGGTACGGGCAAGACGACTGCGGTCCGTGCCTTCGCTCGCATGGCCATGGGGGAGAAGGATCAGCCCCTGGTGAACCTGCCCATCAACGCCACCGAGGATCGGGTGGTGGGGGGCTGGCGCATCAAGGATCTGATCGATGGGAAGACCGTCTTCCAGAAGGGCCTGCTGGAGGAGTCGCACGGCGGGCTGCTCTACGTGGACGAGGTCAACCTGTTGGACGACCACATCGTCAACATCATCCTGGACGTCACCTCCACGGGAGTCCTGGTGGTGCAGCGCGAGGGGCTGAACAAGACGGAGGACGTCCAGTTCGTCCTCGTGGGCACGATGAACCCCGAGGAAGGCACGCTCCGGCCGCAGCTGCTGGACCGCTTCGGGCTGATGGTGACCGTGAAGGCGGAGACGGAGCCGGAGGTGCGAGGGCAGATCCTCGAGCGGGTGCTGGGCATGGAGGACGCGGCGCAACGGCGCGCGGCGGAGCAGGAGGATGGGACCTGCCGCAAGCGGCTCCTTCAAGCCCGGGAGCGGCTGCCGAAGGTGGAGCTGCCGCGAGCGCTGGCGGACGCGTGCATCCGCGCGGCCAAGGCGCTCTCCGTGGAGGGACACCGCGGCGAGCTGGTGATGGCCCGAGCGGCACGGGCACTGGCGGCAATCGAGGGCCGGAGCGTGGTCTCGGCCGAGGACATCCAGAGGGTGGCTCCGCTGGCGCTGGCGCACCGGCGCAAGCATGGTTCGCAGCGGGAAGCCGCCGCTTGGAGCGAGGTGGATGACGCGCTCGTCGACAAGGCCCTCGGGATTGCTCCCGGCACCGCTTGA